The following are encoded together in the Dyella terrae genome:
- a CDS encoding efflux RND transporter periplasmic adaptor subunit, producing the protein MSRFWKIALIVVAVIVVGGIGFRLLHKPAAEEGAQGQHGGQHKGQGQGDAAGQDKDAAPVPVTVEPVVKQDVPVYLTALGTVQALNTVTVNPQIGGQMLSINFKEGQEVKKGDLLAQIDPRPFQAAYDQAVGKQQMDEAQLSTAQSTLKRNDALVAKGYVAQLDMDTYRNNVANLIASVTADKAAVRAAKVNLDFTRIISPIDGVAGIRQVDPGNVVITTTNLVTLTQIHPIYVMFNLPEQNLEAVRSASGNGDPLEVLALDRADAHTIADDGQLNVIDNQIDTTTGTFKLRSVFQNTKADLWPGQFVNVRLKVRTVSGGLVIPAQAVQRGPDGDYVYLLQQDQTVKMQPVKVANEVGDSHVMITSGLALNDQVVTEGQFRLKPGSKVKALKPGEVPAAPTTAEMDKAKKNAKQQGGGGRRGG; encoded by the coding sequence ATGTCGCGTTTTTGGAAGATCGCGCTGATCGTTGTGGCCGTGATCGTGGTGGGAGGCATCGGCTTCCGTTTGCTGCATAAGCCTGCTGCCGAGGAAGGCGCGCAGGGGCAGCACGGTGGTCAGCACAAGGGACAAGGCCAGGGCGATGCCGCCGGTCAGGACAAGGATGCCGCGCCCGTGCCGGTGACGGTCGAGCCCGTGGTCAAGCAGGATGTGCCGGTGTATCTCACCGCGCTGGGCACCGTGCAGGCGCTCAACACGGTCACCGTGAATCCGCAGATCGGCGGCCAGATGCTCAGCATCAATTTCAAGGAAGGCCAGGAAGTGAAGAAGGGCGACCTGCTGGCGCAGATCGACCCGCGTCCGTTCCAGGCTGCCTACGACCAGGCCGTGGGCAAGCAGCAGATGGACGAAGCGCAGCTCTCCACCGCGCAGAGCACGCTCAAGCGCAACGACGCACTGGTGGCCAAGGGCTACGTGGCCCAGTTGGACATGGACACCTACCGCAACAACGTGGCCAACCTAATCGCCAGCGTGACGGCCGATAAGGCAGCGGTGCGCGCGGCCAAGGTCAACCTGGACTTTACCCGCATCATTTCGCCGATCGACGGCGTAGCCGGCATTCGCCAGGTCGACCCGGGCAATGTGGTCATCACGACGACCAATCTGGTCACGCTGACCCAGATCCACCCGATCTACGTGATGTTCAACCTGCCAGAGCAGAACCTGGAAGCAGTCCGCTCCGCATCGGGCAACGGCGACCCGCTGGAAGTGCTGGCGCTGGACCGCGCCGATGCGCACACCATTGCCGACGACGGCCAGCTCAATGTGATCGACAACCAGATCGACACCACCACCGGCACGTTCAAGCTGCGCTCGGTGTTCCAGAACACCAAGGCCGACCTGTGGCCGGGCCAATTCGTCAACGTGCGCCTGAAGGTGCGTACGGTGTCGGGCGGTCTGGTGATCCCGGCGCAGGCGGTGCAGCGCGGTCCGGACGGCGACTACGTGTACCTGCTGCAGCAGGACCAGACGGTCAAGATGCAGCCGGTGAAGGTGGCCAATGAGGTGGGCGACAGCCACGTCATGATCACCTCGGGCCTGGCGCTCAACGATCAGGTGGTAACGGAAGGCCAGTTCCGCCTCAAGCCGGGCAGCAAGGTCAAGGCGCTCAAGCCGGGCGAAGTGCCGGCAGCGCCGACGACGGCCGAGATGGACAAGGCCAAGAAGAATGCCAAGCAGCAGGGCGGCGGCGGTCGCCGCGGCGGCTAA
- a CDS encoding efflux RND transporter permease subunit yields MGFSTLFIRRPIATSLLMVAVLLLGILGYRELPVSALPEIDAPSLVVTTQYPGASASTMASLVTTPLERNLGQISGLSMMTSDSSAGLSTIVLQFAMDRDIDIAAQDVQAAINQARGTLPQTLPYPPVYNRVNPADAPIMTLKLTSESLPLREVNNYADSILAQKLSQVQGVGLVSIAGNVRPAVRVQVNPSQLANLGLTMEDVRSSLTEANVNAPKGTLNGATQSYSIGTNDQLATAAEYKDTIIAYKNNAPVRLSDVAAVVDGVENDQLAAWANGKPAVLLDVRRQPGANIVQTVQQIRAILPQLQAVLPADVHLDVFADRTITIRASVEDVQFTLILTIFLVVAVIFVFLRRLWATIIPSVAVPLSLMGTFGVMAFTGMSLDNLSLMALTVATGFVVDDAIVMIENIVRYIEQGKEGKEAAEIGAKEIGFTVLSLTVSLIAVFLPLLLMPGVTGRLFHEFAWVLTIAVAISMLVSLTLTPMMCAYLLKPDALPEGDDAHERHAAAGKKTWWSRLVNVYESSLDWVLGHQRLTILIAGATVVLTVFLYIVIPKGLLPEQDTGLITGVVQADQNVAFPQMEQRTKAVADALRRDKAVTGVAAFIGAGSINPTLNQGQLSIVLKDRGDRDSLDDVVARLQREAAGIPGVALYLKPVQDVTLDSRVSATEYQYSMSDVNAAELSNYATRMTQALRERKELADVDNNLADQGTSLKLTIDREKASRLGVPVQTIDDTLYDSFGQRQISTIFTQLNQYRVVLEVAPQFRTSTALLNQLTVKSNGSGALTGSNATAFGQVASSNSSTSTGLGVANIGVIVGAGGTIPLASLATAEVTTAPLVVSHQQQLPAVTISFNLAQGYSLSEAVDAIHEVEQQLDFPPQVRGQFIGKAAEFSTSLTNEVLLLVASIVVIYIVLGVLYESYIHPLTIISTLPPAGVGALLALLLCGMSLSVDGIVGIVLLIGIVKKNAIMMIDFAIEAQREGMKPHEAIRRACLLRFRPIMMTTAAAMLGALPLALGNGIGAELRRPLGVSIVGGLLLSQLVTLYTTPVIYLYMERFSDWLRERRERRALEQAQTRGAV; encoded by the coding sequence ATGGGCTTCTCCACACTCTTCATTCGCCGACCCATCGCCACCTCACTCTTGATGGTGGCGGTGCTGCTGCTCGGTATCCTCGGTTACCGCGAGCTGCCGGTGTCGGCGCTCCCCGAGATCGACGCACCCAGTCTGGTCGTGACTACGCAGTATCCGGGCGCCAGCGCCTCGACCATGGCCTCACTGGTTACCACGCCGCTGGAGCGCAACCTGGGCCAGATCTCCGGCCTGAGCATGATGACCTCCGACTCGTCGGCGGGTCTCTCGACCATCGTGCTGCAGTTCGCGATGGACCGTGACATCGACATTGCGGCGCAGGACGTACAGGCGGCCATCAATCAGGCGCGTGGCACCTTGCCCCAGACGCTGCCGTATCCGCCGGTCTATAACCGCGTGAACCCGGCCGACGCGCCAATCATGACGCTCAAGCTCACGTCAGAGAGCCTGCCGCTGCGTGAGGTGAACAACTACGCTGACTCGATCCTCGCGCAGAAGCTCTCGCAGGTGCAGGGCGTGGGTCTGGTGTCCATCGCTGGCAACGTGCGCCCGGCCGTGCGTGTGCAGGTGAATCCGTCGCAGCTCGCCAATCTTGGCCTGACGATGGAAGACGTGCGCAGCTCGCTCACCGAGGCCAACGTGAACGCGCCCAAGGGCACGCTCAACGGCGCCACGCAGTCCTACAGCATCGGCACCAACGACCAGTTGGCGACCGCGGCTGAGTACAAAGACACCATCATCGCGTACAAGAACAATGCGCCGGTGCGTCTGTCCGACGTCGCCGCCGTGGTGGATGGCGTAGAGAACGACCAGCTCGCTGCATGGGCGAACGGCAAGCCCGCCGTGCTGCTCGACGTCCGTCGCCAGCCGGGCGCCAACATCGTGCAGACCGTGCAGCAGATCCGCGCGATCCTGCCGCAGTTGCAGGCCGTGCTGCCGGCGGACGTGCATCTGGACGTCTTCGCTGACCGCACCATCACCATCCGCGCCTCGGTGGAGGACGTGCAGTTCACCCTGATCCTCACCATCTTCCTGGTGGTGGCGGTGATCTTCGTGTTCCTGCGCCGCCTGTGGGCCACCATCATTCCGTCGGTGGCGGTGCCGCTGTCGCTGATGGGTACGTTCGGCGTCATGGCCTTCACCGGCATGTCGCTGGATAACCTCTCGCTGATGGCGCTTACCGTGGCCACCGGTTTCGTGGTGGACGATGCGATCGTGATGATCGAAAACATCGTGCGCTACATCGAGCAGGGCAAGGAAGGCAAAGAAGCGGCAGAGATCGGCGCGAAGGAAATCGGCTTCACCGTGCTGTCGCTGACCGTGTCGCTGATCGCGGTGTTCCTGCCGCTGCTGCTGATGCCCGGCGTTACCGGTCGCCTGTTCCACGAGTTTGCGTGGGTGCTCACCATCGCGGTGGCCATCTCCATGCTGGTGTCGCTGACGCTGACACCGATGATGTGCGCCTACCTGCTCAAGCCCGACGCACTGCCGGAAGGCGACGACGCGCACGAGCGCCACGCCGCCGCCGGCAAGAAGACCTGGTGGTCGCGTCTGGTCAATGTGTACGAGAGTTCGCTGGATTGGGTGCTCGGCCACCAGAGGCTGACCATCCTGATCGCGGGCGCCACCGTCGTGCTCACCGTGTTCCTCTACATCGTGATCCCCAAGGGCCTGCTACCCGAGCAGGACACGGGCCTGATCACCGGTGTCGTGCAAGCCGATCAGAACGTTGCCTTCCCGCAGATGGAACAGCGCACCAAGGCCGTGGCCGATGCGTTGCGCCGTGACAAGGCGGTGACCGGTGTAGCGGCCTTTATTGGCGCAGGCTCGATCAACCCGACGCTCAACCAGGGTCAGCTCAGCATCGTGCTGAAGGATCGCGGTGACCGTGACAGCCTCGACGACGTGGTGGCACGCCTGCAGAGGGAAGCTGCCGGCATTCCGGGCGTGGCCTTGTACCTGAAGCCCGTGCAGGACGTGACGCTGGACAGCCGTGTGTCTGCCACCGAGTACCAGTACTCGATGTCCGACGTGAATGCGGCCGAGCTTTCCAACTACGCCACGCGGATGACGCAGGCGTTGCGCGAGCGCAAGGAACTGGCCGACGTCGACAACAATCTTGCCGACCAGGGCACCTCGCTCAAGCTCACCATCGACCGCGAAAAGGCCAGCCGTCTCGGCGTGCCGGTGCAGACCATCGACGACACGTTGTACGACTCGTTCGGCCAGCGCCAAATCTCGACCATCTTCACCCAGCTCAACCAGTACCGCGTGGTGCTGGAAGTGGCGCCGCAGTTCCGCACCAGCACCGCGTTGCTCAACCAGCTCACGGTAAAGAGCAACGGCAGTGGCGCATTGACCGGTAGCAACGCCACGGCGTTCGGTCAGGTGGCGTCGAGCAACTCGTCGACCAGCACCGGCCTGGGCGTGGCCAACATCGGCGTGATCGTCGGTGCTGGCGGCACCATTCCGCTGGCCTCGCTGGCGACGGCCGAAGTCACCACTGCGCCGCTGGTGGTCAGCCATCAGCAGCAGCTGCCGGCCGTGACCATCTCGTTCAACCTCGCGCAGGGCTACTCACTGTCCGAGGCGGTTGATGCGATCCACGAGGTGGAACAGCAGTTGGACTTCCCGCCGCAGGTGCGCGGCCAGTTCATCGGCAAGGCGGCGGAGTTCTCCACCTCGCTGACCAATGAAGTGCTGTTGCTGGTCGCCTCCATCGTGGTGATCTACATCGTGCTGGGCGTGCTGTACGAGAGCTACATCCACCCGTTGACCATCATCTCGACCCTGCCGCCGGCCGGTGTGGGTGCCTTGCTGGCACTGCTCCTGTGCGGCATGAGTCTGTCGGTGGATGGCATCGTGGGTATCGTGTTGTTGATCGGTATCGTGAAGAAGAACGCGATCATGATGATCGACTTCGCGATCGAGGCGCAGCGCGAGGGCATGAAGCCGCACGAGGCGATCCGTCGCGCATGTCTGCTGCGCTTCCGCCCGATCATGATGACCACCGCTGCCGCCATGCTCGGTGCCTTGCCGCTGGCACTGGGCAACGGCATTGGCGCGGAGCTGCGCCGTCCGCTGGGTGTATCCATCGTCGGCGGCCTGCTGCTGTCGCAGTTGGTGACGCTGTACACCACGCCGGTGATCTACCTCTACATGGAGCGCTTCTCCGACTGGTTGCGCGAGCGTCGCGAACGCCGCGCGCTCGAGCAGGCGCAGACGCGCGGCGCAGTGTGA